DNA from Clarias gariepinus isolate MV-2021 ecotype Netherlands chromosome 11, CGAR_prim_01v2, whole genome shotgun sequence:
aaatcagttgatGTTGAGTGTAGGTAAATATCTGACTGCAGCTGTATCTCAACTATAACAATAGCAGACACATTTTGGACACCTCTAAGACCTAAGCgatcttaacatgctcaaaaactcattgGCAGACAttttggaatctgctgccattaggatgcctggtACTCATGTAtagctcattgagctgaacaacttttacaTTGCATGTCATGGACTCAACTCAATAGAAAATCAATcaaggaatttgatatactctttCTAGGGAATTTATGCGATCACCACCAAACTGAGCCTATGTGACCTAAAAACATTGAGAATGCAAAATTGTAGAGGGATTTTTTGTATCTCAAATGGGTCAGCTGTGAtgatcagtgttgggtgtaacatgTTACAAAGTTAAacattagagtacttggattacttttttgatataATGGGTAATTTAACACGTTAGGtatgccatttaagtactcagttatttaattatattttcaaaaatgtaatccgttattcagacaatttatgtaatctgaccatgagccagacagcagtgattccgttagtgtgtgtgcgtgtgcttctgttatttcttttttttttttttttgcttctgttaTTTCTGatgttagtagttaacagattatgggccaaacttcactgttTTGAGAGTATGGTACAATACTTATAAAGgttttgactaaaacaacatgcatgaagaATCACAAAGGAGATTTTATTTTCTGCACTGGAAAAGTACTCTAGTACTTCTATCAGAAGGTAATgttgtaatgtaactgattactttttactacaaaaaataattttgtaatgtaattagttactttaaaaagtaaagtctGCCAACACTGgtgatgatgccttaaacttatgccaaaaagtggttaataacttctGTAGGACATTAAGTTATattaagtgacatcacattcagtgacatcacactgaGTGACATAACATTAAGGGACATCATAGTGAAATCTGGGGCTTTTTGGAcatctaaacataaaattccccTCTTCACgaaaattatgtcataatgaTATTGGGAtatcccctttaaatgcatgtgcccactgtgcCAACTGTGTCCGCTCTCTTTTTGGAGCACCAGTGTGGCAATGGGGCAGGGTGCTTGGGcagttgcttgcaactatattttttagagttttcttttcttatataataaatattcagttgcttgcaactatatatattttttatatttttcttttcttatataataaatatatttgtatttattttttattgactaTTTCTTTGACTCACTCTGTAGTCAGTTTTATGCCTTTGCCATTAGATGGTGAATGAGGTGATGAGTAAAGTACGTCCTTGTGCCTGCAAATATATCTATCCATTATTTTCATTTGCTCAAGTTTAAGCagttgtatatttaaaggatttactgtatatataattactcttataacttttttttttttaattaatcaaaagaggtcagaaatattttttgacaaaattttcttttattctttttttttcaaaaaatatgGGTATTTGAGATATAGAAATTAACAAAGAAATAGGTTTGTTGAAGGCAGAGGCATTTGTGGAGGTATCATGCTTTCTGTAcaacatttagttttattaaaaaaaaatatttagaaaactATTTAGTTCTCTTTAATCTTGCAGTCTTAATAGAAAATTTaatgtagtagtagtagtactaatTCTTCATTCTTCTATAACTTTTCTGTGTATACTCTAagcaaacattatgattttaaatTCTGGGAAGTTGTTTTTGTCTTCTTCTGGATGTTCCATGGCAAAACTGTAATTTTAGGCATtaaaagagagaataaagatATACAGAAATATCACATGAAAAAACAGATAATGGTGGAATATGATTAGTACAGTGCATAAAGCATAAAAATTATGCATATAGGTTAATCATTATTTGGATCTATGCCAGGTTTtatcctgtttaaaaaaaactatttaaagttACAATATTTATGTTCAGAGTGACATGAATTTGGTTAGTTTTTAATTACCAAGTTTATTGATATTACTGTTGTTTTTAGTTTCAATTTAAAGTAtcaattaaatgaattaataaataggatggtaggataaaaaaatattatatataacagTACTGACTGTattaataattgattattttcctatcaATGTAAGACGGAGATCAGTTGAATGATGCTCCGATTTTAAGCATtgtatgggggaaaaaaatgaaaacatgaaaTCAGGTGATGCGACAATGTGGTGTTTGCTGATAGTTAAAAAGATTTCTCATTGTTAACTGtttttctgaaatgtttttacaatGCAATATATGCAAGGTGGGCATCTTATTCTTTCATATCacatctttaaaatttttaaatgaattcttgaaatctttttacttttttcagattttaaagCGCTAAAACTTATGATTGTTATAATTGCAAAAGTAAATACATTACAATATGGAAAAATATGTACTTTAGAAACCATTTAGAAaccatttttaccattttaagGGTTTTCCCAGACCACCACAATCAGCTGTTTTGCAAAGCTTTACATCTATGccagtacatttttaaaagcccTTGTCTAATCTGGGTTAGTTTAAATCCATATATTACTGGGTTTAAGAGAGGAGGTACAACAAGAAATTCAATACCTAAGATGTTACGCAGAGCTTGCAATCCCTGGCTTTTGCCATAACGAGCATACATGACATCAAAGAGCAGGGCAATATTAAAGTTTATAAGTGATATTAAATGGGGAAGGCAAGTCTGCATGAATTTTGCCCACTGTGCCTTGGACCTTAAGGAAGCTCTGATAATGCAAATATATGACACAATGATGAAAACAGCTTGAGATACATGAGAGAATAGTAGAAAATACCCATACACATTGTTCACAGTCACATCTGTGCAGGACAGTTTAACAACTTCCCAGTTAGAACAATACAGCTTGTCAATGACATTACCACATAAAGGGAGTTGGGAAGTGAACAAAATACCAACAGAGGACTCTAGTAGGGAGCAGAACCAAGTTAAAATCAATAATTGTAAAACCTTATGAAGTGTCATAATGGAATGATACTCCAGAGGCCTACAAATGAACATGTATCTGTCATAAGACATGACGGTTAAACACGTGTATTCAcaaaacaaataagaataaattatGGACACTTGTGAGAGGCACCCTATATATgatataacattatattttgATAAAAGGTCAGCAAGGATCTTTGGATAGAAGGCAGATGCACCAATTAttccattaaaaaacaaattacataaaaatatatacataggCTCATGAAGTGTTTTGTCAAGAATGACTGTAATAGCAAGTATCATATTTATAAACAGAGTAATACTATAGACAATGAAGCCAAGTGCAAAGTAAATTTGTTTGTTGATTTTTGTGTCATTCAATCCATGAAGTACAAACATAAATTCTCCAGAGGAATTTTCCATCAGTCCTTTATAGTATATATGGTGACCAAAACATACAGCAAGGTTTGTAAAATCAGTAGCATAGTTCACAGGTAATAAATCGAAATCgaaaaaataatctgttaaatgATTTACAACTTCTTTTGCAAATGTTGCTGCAAAACTTGACGGATTTACAGCATGATCACTGTTAGTtgtattgtgttttgtttagtaAGAGTCTGATTCTCTAGCCTATATAAAGTTAATTTCAGATGAGGAATATGCAGTGTTCAAATAAGCATGGGGGATGTCTTCCGGAAGGCATAGCTTGCCATGGGGGATTTAATGAGGGACAACACTTTTCAATGGGCATGGCAAACATCTCTATGGTTATTTAAGTTTATACACCAAAACAATTGagtcattcaattcaattcaatttaactagcacttttaacaatggccatTATTGTGTTAAACTTTAAGCTTTACagattcaaaagaaaattaaggaatggagtatgaaatgtgtaagaaaatatgcaaaatgtaaaaactcTACAATGCTGATAAAATACTTGTCCATCTGTGAATACCGGAAATGCTAACAGCACAAACACCTGTTAATTTTGTTACTTTGATTTGATTAGTCAGTTTTTAGATGAATATAGTGTCAGGAAAATGTAATATAACAATTTAAACAGACCCCTTATGacttcaaaatatatattttctctttttttaccaTCACTGCCAAATGCAGTCATTTGAAATCTACAATAAtgtacaaaacagaaaaaaaaatcagcaaatggTTTTAGTGTGTTCCTGGAAATAACAAATACAGGACAGCTTAAATTAATtatcaatatttttaaattcaatgtaATCTA
Protein-coding regions in this window:
- the LOC128533599 gene encoding olfactory receptor 142-like, translated to MENSSGEFMFVLHGLNDTKINKQIYFALGFIVYSITLFINMILAITVILDKTLHEPMYIFLCNLFFNGIIGASAFYPKILADLLSKYNVISYIGCLSQVSIIYSYLFCEYTCLTVMSYDRYMFICRPLEYHSIMTLHKVLQLLILTWFCSLLESSVGILFTSQLPLCGNVIDKLYCSNWEVVKLSCTDVTVNNVYGYFLLFSHVSQAVFIIVSYICIIRASLRSKAQWAKFMQTCLPHLISLINFNIALLFDVMYARYGKSQGLQALRNILGIEFLVVPPLLNPVIYGFKLTQIRQGLLKMYWHRCKALQNS